A region of Methanomicrobium sp. W14 DNA encodes the following proteins:
- a CDS encoding nucleotide-binding protein gives MKIKGKTVRISVINIAVVVMLALFLAFYFVSSGDFSFLITGSIFLVMLLLIPAALNYMSQDQYEKIAPVYESEARKTRINAITSAMIGDIVKIEGLVGWVRFKSLNRPQYLVSDKSGEISVKMFTTPSEDVNKGDIVEVYGQVIRRYIVAGDPVINAVIIRRK, from the coding sequence ATGAAGATAAAAGGCAAAACTGTAAGGATTTCGGTAATTAATATTGCTGTTGTAGTAATGCTTGCGCTGTTTCTTGCATTCTATTTTGTTTCAAGCGGTGACTTTTCGTTTCTTATAACTGGCAGTATATTTCTTGTCATGCTGCTTCTGATTCCTGCTGCCCTGAATTATATGAGCCAGGACCAGTATGAGAAAATTGCACCGGTTTATGAGAGTGAAGCCAGGAAAACAAGAATTAACGCCATTACTTCTGCAATGATTGGAGATATCGTAAAAATAGAGGGTTTAGTCGGATGGGTGCGTTTCAAATCGCTTAACAGGCCGCAGTACCTTGTATCTGACAAGTCCGGTGAAATATCCGTTAAAATGTTTACAACTCCGTCAGAAGACGTGAATAAGGGTGATATCGTGGAGGTTTACGGGCAGGTAATCAGAAGATATATTGTCGCCGGTGACCCTGTGATAAATGCAGTTATCATAAGAAGAAAATGA
- a CDS encoding DUF47 family protein, with protein MKDWLIPQDKHFYDLFEQQAATLIKAADHLHYMIESYGDIKNQCHKMKTYEHSGDDITHSIYQLLNQSFITPIEPEEISRLASGMDDILDAIDDTSQKMFYYDIDATDKYMLESSNIICSQTRVLEKAVLGIRDLKDPKGVADLCIEINRLENLADEVLGVALQALFKTNDAIRIVKFKDIYEIMEETTDRCEDVANLLADIAIRHS; from the coding sequence TTGAAAGACTGGTTGATTCCGCAGGACAAGCATTTTTATGATCTGTTCGAGCAGCAGGCAGCGACTCTTATTAAAGCTGCCGATCATCTGCATTATATGATTGAGAGTTATGGTGACATCAAAAATCAGTGCCATAAAATGAAAACATATGAACATTCCGGAGATGATATTACACATTCTATATACCAGCTCTTAAACCAGAGTTTTATAACTCCTATAGAGCCCGAGGAAATATCAAGGCTTGCATCCGGGATGGACGATATACTTGATGCAATCGATGATACCTCGCAGAAGATGTTTTACTATGATATAGATGCGACTGACAAATACATGCTTGAGTCCTCAAATATCATATGCTCACAAACGAGGGTGCTTGAAAAGGCTGTTCTTGGGATAAGAGACCTTAAAGACCCGAAAGGCGTAGCAGACCTTTGCATTGAGATAAACAGGCTTGAAAATCTTGCCGACGAGGTCCTGGGAGTTGCCCTTCAGGCCCTTTTCAAGACAAATGATGCAATCCGTATTGTCAAGTTCAAGGACATCTATGAGATAATGGAAGAGACAACGGACAGGTGCGAGGATGTTGCAAACCTCCTTGCTGACATTGCAATCAGGCACTCCTGA
- a CDS encoding inorganic phosphate transporter: protein MDIIVIVLGIFLALMFNFVNGLNDAANSIATVVATKALTPFKAVLMASVFNMLGPFLFSTAIAKTIGKGIVESSFLTTHLILAAMVGAVIWVFFASYFGIPVSSSHALVGGLVGAGIVMGGMSVIIWPDLTTVLMLLIYAVAGGLIVSAVFAVACVRNNDDWKRYLGFSFLTGIALTVPLLMITGTLSVTGIFAVIIFIVVSPMLGMISAFLLGVVIMRIFRNKSPHKIERGFRPFQVVAGAFQAIGHGANDAQNAMGMITAMLFAAGVISAFEVPLWVIVSSCLAISLGTLLGGWKVIDKMANKITKIRPYQGLSASFSGSGVLALMTSFGVPVSTTHAISGSIMGAGMTRGYTSAVRWNSVREIIAAWFLTIPCAAIVSGIVYFIYASVML, encoded by the coding sequence ATGGATATAATTGTAATAGTTCTCGGAATATTCCTGGCCCTGATGTTCAACTTCGTAAACGGGCTTAATGATGCGGCAAACTCAATAGCGACAGTTGTAGCGACAAAAGCTCTAACTCCTTTCAAAGCGGTTTTGATGGCCTCGGTTTTCAACATGCTCGGGCCGTTTTTGTTTTCGACCGCGATTGCGAAAACAATCGGGAAAGGCATCGTTGAATCCTCTTTTCTTACAACTCACCTGATTCTTGCTGCAATGGTTGGTGCTGTCATCTGGGTCTTTTTCGCTTCTTATTTTGGTATTCCCGTATCAAGCAGTCATGCCCTTGTAGGTGGTCTTGTAGGTGCGGGAATTGTCATGGGCGGAATGAGTGTCATAATCTGGCCTGATCTTACGACTGTTTTAATGCTCTTAATTTATGCGGTTGCAGGAGGACTTATTGTTTCGGCGGTCTTTGCAGTGGCGTGTGTCCGCAACAACGATGACTGGAAAAGATACCTTGGATTTTCATTTCTGACTGGTATTGCGCTGACTGTTCCTCTTCTGATGATAACGGGGACTCTTTCAGTTACAGGTATATTTGCAGTGATAATCTTCATCGTCGTATCCCCTATGCTTGGAATGATATCTGCTTTTCTTCTGGGTGTAGTTATTATGAGAATTTTCAGAAATAAATCACCCCATAAGATTGAAAGAGGATTTCGGCCTTTCCAGGTAGTTGCCGGGGCATTTCAGGCAATAGGTCATGGTGCAAACGATGCGCAGAACGCAATGGGTATGATTACTGCAATGCTTTTTGCGGCAGGTGTTATATCGGCATTTGAAGTTCCTTTGTGGGTCATTGTTTCATCATGTCTTGCAATCTCTCTTGGGACTCTTCTCGGGGGCTGGAAGGTAATAGACAAGATGGCCAACAAAATAACCAAAATAAGACCTTATCAGGGCCTTTCAGCCTCTTTTTCCGGAAGCGGTGTTCTTGCCCTGATGACGTCTTTCGGTGTTCCGGTGTCAACAACCCATGCGATAAGCGGTTCGATTATGGGTGCCGGTATGACAAGAGGCTACACTTCAGCCGTACGCTGGAACAGTGTCCGTGAAATCATTGCGGCATGGTTTCTGACTATTCCGTGTGCGGCAATTGTTTCAGGGATTGTTTATTTCATCTATGCATCGGTTATGCTATAG
- a CDS encoding DUF3089 domain-containing protein — MIPDNLKKNGLVRLSLLVAVVGLGFILVCGCTGDGNAPVNSDGGETAVNASTEKNIGLNETTSSESEVDYSDPYNWLSLPAVDKEVDVFYVYPTVSSNSSGSMLISDDTDRALAQGILEAQASVYETSANVFAPYYRQMSTGVTMSGSGLATDTDEFKRGAKDVEAAFDYYIDNLNNGRPFIIAGHSQGTMALIELIKNRFGDDPKLRDRLVAAYLIGYTVTDDDLSKANLTAASGANDTGVVITYNTQSPSSVGGPMLMAGAHCINPLNWKTDPTYADASENLGAVFYNDSTGEFLREVANYSDAQINMTSGALMTNIPKGEELDIGSYPEGVYHRYDYAFWYRNLEQNVGDRIQAYLAAH, encoded by the coding sequence ATGATACCGGATAATCTCAAAAAAAACGGTCTTGTAAGACTGTCCCTTCTGGTTGCGGTTGTCGGACTGGGTTTTATTCTTGTATGCGGGTGTACAGGCGACGGAAATGCGCCTGTAAATTCAGACGGCGGTGAAACTGCAGTGAATGCATCAACAGAAAAAAATATTGGGTTAAACGAAACCACTTCTTCTGAAAGCGAAGTTGACTACTCTGACCCCTACAACTGGCTGTCCCTGCCTGCTGTTGACAAGGAAGTCGACGTGTTTTACGTATACCCAACGGTAAGTAGTAATTCGTCCGGCTCCATGCTTATAAGCGATGACACTGACAGGGCGCTCGCACAAGGTATTCTTGAGGCCCAGGCAAGTGTTTACGAAACTTCTGCAAATGTTTTTGCACCGTATTACAGGCAGATGTCAACAGGCGTAACGATGTCCGGCAGCGGTCTTGCAACGGATACTGATGAATTTAAGCGTGGTGCAAAGGATGTTGAGGCTGCATTCGACTATTATATCGACAATCTCAATAACGGCCGTCCGTTTATAATTGCAGGCCACAGCCAGGGGACGATGGCGCTTATTGAGCTGATAAAAAACCGTTTCGGTGACGACCCAAAGTTAAGGGACCGTCTTGTCGCAGCATATCTTATCGGCTACACTGTGACGGATGACGACCTTTCAAAGGCAAACCTTACCGCAGCAAGTGGTGCAAACGATACCGGAGTCGTAATTACCTACAATACGCAGTCGCCGTCGTCTGTCGGAGGGCCGATGCTTATGGCAGGTGCACACTGCATCAACCCTCTGAACTGGAAGACGGACCCGACATATGCGGATGCATCGGAAAATCTTGGTGCAGTGTTTTACAATGATTCTACCGGAGAATTCCTGCGTGAAGTCGCAAATTACAGTGATGCACAGATAAACATGACATCCGGAGCCCTGATGACAAACATTCCAAAAGGAGAGGAGCTTGATATCGGCTCTTACCCGGAAGGTGTCTATCACCGCTATGATTACGCTTTCTGGTACAGAAACCTTGAGCAGAATGTGGGCGACAGGATTCAGGCATATCTTGCAGCCCACTAA
- the nth gene encoding endonuclease III, which produces MHTKDACKIYSVLEKLYVKKGTNFNFLEFENPFQILVMTILSAQTTDKTVNRVKQKLFEKYPDCKSLSKANITEVEELIRSTGFYHSKAKNIVSASEILCREYDCKVPKTIEELVNLPGVGRKTANIVLNHAYNINEGIAVDTHVKRVSFRLGLTENTDPVKVEKDLKSIYPKQAWGKINFLFISHGRAVCDAKKPACEKCGLKDICRYYRENPL; this is translated from the coding sequence ATGCATACAAAAGATGCCTGCAAAATATATTCTGTTCTTGAAAAACTATACGTAAAAAAGGGTACTAATTTCAATTTTCTGGAGTTTGAAAACCCTTTCCAGATTCTTGTAATGACCATACTTTCCGCACAGACGACTGACAAAACGGTAAACAGGGTAAAACAAAAGCTTTTCGAAAAGTACCCGGACTGCAAAAGCCTCTCAAAAGCCAATATCACGGAAGTCGAAGAACTTATCAGAAGCACCGGCTTTTACCACTCGAAGGCAAAAAACATAGTCAGTGCATCAGAAATTTTATGTCGCGAATACGACTGCAAAGTCCCGAAAACGATTGAAGAGCTCGTTAATCTTCCGGGCGTCGGGAGAAAAACCGCAAACATAGTTTTAAACCATGCATACAACATAAACGAGGGCATTGCAGTGGATACGCATGTAAAACGCGTCTCTTTCCGCCTCGGACTGACTGAAAATACTGACCCTGTAAAAGTCGAAAAGGACCTGAAATCAATATACCCGAAACAAGCATGGGGAAAAATCAATTTCCTTTTTATTTCACACGGAAGAGCCGTATGCGACGCAAAAAAACCTGCATGTGAAAAATGCGGGCTTAAAGATATTTGCAGGTATTACAGGGAGAATCCCCTCTAA
- the pyrH gene encoding UMP kinase, whose amino-acid sequence MKKIVISLGGSVLVPSLESNRIKDYRDALSGLSEKYQVFIVIGGGGEARRYIDVARSLGIDEAASDELGIMITRINASLLLWALGDFAYPAVARDYTDALKYAESKKIVVMGGVTPGQTTDAVSAVLAERVKADLLINATSIDGIYSEDPKKNSSAEKFETMTPEDLISIVSEGKMGAGSNNVIDLVAAKIIQRSMIPLIVLDGTDTKNLTEALVKGKFCGSVVSSSKKCPLPL is encoded by the coding sequence ATGAAAAAAATCGTAATATCACTTGGCGGTTCTGTTCTTGTCCCTTCACTTGAATCCAACAGAATAAAGGATTACCGGGATGCCCTGTCCGGATTGTCTGAAAAATACCAGGTCTTCATAGTCATCGGAGGCGGCGGTGAAGCCAGAAGGTATATCGATGTTGCGCGCTCGCTTGGTATCGACGAAGCCGCATCGGACGAACTTGGAATAATGATAACAAGGATAAATGCATCGCTTCTTCTATGGGCCCTCGGGGACTTCGCCTATCCTGCTGTTGCCAGGGACTATACTGACGCACTGAAATATGCAGAATCAAAAAAGATTGTTGTTATGGGCGGTGTCACCCCGGGACAGACTACTGATGCGGTCTCGGCAGTCCTTGCAGAACGCGTTAAAGCTGACCTTTTAATCAACGCAACTTCAATAGACGGAATATATTCGGAAGACCCGAAAAAGAACAGCAGTGCAGAAAAATTCGAGACGATGACCCCTGAAGACCTCATATCGATTGTATCCGAAGGAAAAATGGGTGCAGGCTCAAACAACGTAATAGACCTCGTCGCCGCAAAAATAATCCAGAGAAGCATGATACCTCTGATAGTCCTTGACGGAACAGACACCAAAAACCTGACAGAAGCGCTTGTAAAAGGAAAATTCTGCGGTTCGGTTGTAAGCAGCTCAAAAAAATGTCCCCTGCCCCTCTGA
- a CDS encoding YHS domain-containing protein, protein MATDPVCKMDVDEKTAEYTSEYKGKRYYFCAKGCKISFDKEPEKFLEN, encoded by the coding sequence ATGGCGACAGACCCTGTATGCAAAATGGATGTTGATGAAAAAACAGCGGAATATACATCAGAATACAAAGGAAAAAGGTATTATTTCTGCGCAAAAGGCTGCAAAATTTCTTTTGACAAGGAGCCTGAAAAATTTCTGGAAAATTAA
- the amrS gene encoding AmmeMemoRadiSam system radical SAM enzyme: MHEAVLYEKTGDNSVKCGLCSHRCLIKENKSGICGVRTNKGGTLYTESYGRVSAEAVDPVEKKPLYHFLPGTQVYSLGGIGCNFRCKHCQNWEISQCTTADFLHGLSPQKGVLKALDYRCRSIAWTYNEPTLWHEYAMNMGKLAQSEGLGTIYVTNGYMTEEAVSELSGMLSAFRVDIKAFTDDFYRKICGAKLQPVLDATVKAKECGMHVETVTLLIPGLNDSDDEIKSLVSWIYENLGENTPVHFTAFHPDYNMTSLSPTPLKTLEKAYLFAKDAGIRYPYIGNVASHPYCNTWCHNCGALLIERHGFMQDEVNLDKDMCKVCGAKIPVVRSL, translated from the coding sequence ATGCATGAAGCTGTTCTTTATGAAAAAACCGGTGATAATTCTGTAAAATGCGGACTTTGCAGCCACAGGTGTCTGATTAAGGAGAACAAGAGTGGAATATGCGGCGTCAGGACCAACAAAGGCGGAACCCTTTACACCGAAAGTTACGGAAGGGTAAGCGCGGAAGCCGTCGACCCGGTCGAAAAAAAGCCCCTTTATCATTTTCTTCCCGGAACACAGGTATATTCACTGGGGGGAATCGGGTGCAACTTCAGGTGCAAACACTGCCAGAACTGGGAAATATCCCAGTGTACGACCGCAGACTTTCTTCACGGCTTAAGCCCGCAGAAGGGTGTTTTAAAAGCTCTTGATTACAGGTGCAGAAGCATTGCATGGACATACAATGAGCCAACTCTCTGGCACGAATATGCGATGAACATGGGAAAGCTGGCCCAAAGTGAAGGTCTCGGGACGATATATGTAACAAACGGTTATATGACGGAAGAGGCCGTATCCGAACTTTCAGGGATGCTTTCTGCATTCCGCGTGGATATTAAGGCTTTCACCGACGACTTTTACCGTAAGATCTGCGGTGCGAAACTTCAGCCTGTCTTGGATGCGACGGTTAAGGCGAAGGAGTGCGGGATGCATGTCGAGACTGTAACCCTTCTTATTCCCGGCCTGAACGATTCCGACGACGAGATAAAAAGTCTTGTCAGCTGGATTTATGAAAATCTCGGTGAAAATACTCCTGTCCATTTCACGGCTTTCCACCCGGATTACAATATGACCAGTCTTTCCCCTACACCCCTGAAAACTCTTGAAAAAGCGTATCTGTTTGCAAAGGATGCCGGAATCAGGTATCCTTACATAGGAAACGTAGCGTCACATCCTTACTGCAACACATGGTGTCACAACTGCGGCGCCCTTCTTATAGAAAGACACGGATTTATGCAGGATGAGGTGAACCTTGACAAAGATATGTGCAAAGTATGCGGGGCAAAAATACCTGTCGTGAGATCTTTATGA
- a CDS encoding flavodoxin family protein — MKITGLCASPRGKKSVTASLVEEGLLGAEKKGADTKYIDLCKQDIKFCKACGVCYKKGKCVRKDDYQEILDEIMESDGIILGSPNYINSVSAQMKVFLDRLADSIHCQKFTGKYGFSVSTAGGANSDSVAEYLNSTLIVLGANTTGKVNIDIGPDPNGIKEAKKQAYACGEELFEAIKEKKTWPEQERLHGEIGERMKVLVTQNKDEWKHEYSYWKKQDKI, encoded by the coding sequence ATGAAGATAACCGGATTGTGCGCAAGCCCGAGGGGAAAGAAAAGCGTTACCGCATCGCTTGTAGAAGAAGGTCTTTTAGGAGCTGAAAAAAAAGGTGCAGACACAAAGTACATTGACCTGTGCAAACAGGATATTAAATTCTGCAAGGCATGCGGCGTATGCTATAAAAAAGGCAAATGCGTGCGAAAAGACGACTATCAGGAGATCCTTGATGAAATCATGGAGAGCGACGGGATAATTCTCGGCTCTCCCAACTACATAAACTCAGTCTCTGCGCAGATGAAGGTGTTTCTCGACAGGCTTGCAGACTCCATACACTGCCAGAAGTTTACAGGCAAATACGGGTTTTCGGTATCCACTGCAGGAGGAGCAAACTCCGACTCGGTTGCTGAATACCTGAACTCAACTCTCATTGTCCTGGGTGCAAACACCACAGGTAAAGTAAACATCGACATCGGGCCAGACCCGAACGGTATCAAAGAAGCTAAAAAACAGGCATATGCTTGCGGTGAAGAGCTTTTTGAGGCAATTAAAGAGAAAAAAACCTGGCCTGAACAGGAAAGACTTCACGGCGAAATAGGGGAGAGGATGAAGGTGCTTGTCACGCAAAACAAAGATGAGTGGAAGCACGAATACAGCTACTGGAAAAAACAGGACAAAATTTAA
- a CDS encoding mannose-1-phosphate guanylyltransferase/mannose-6-phosphate isomerase, which yields MKAVILAGGTGTRLWPLSREYYPKQFLNIDGNSLFQGTFLRALKLCRPEDIIVVTGEIYQFLVKSQIEDLGYSIPEGHILKEPCGKNTLPAIFWGVKTVRDESGDDDIIVFPSDHLLSDESIEIFKKAENLAKDYIVVFGVKPDGPNTGYGYIKPGQTLKDGFKVSEFKEKPDLSLAENYVKSGYLWNSGIFLFSSKVFLDEAKKYQPEMTDIFSGEDIDYPSLDSVSIDYGLLEKSGRVAVVPLDCFWSDLGSFKSFYLAKKPDENGNVGSGEFLDSKGNYVSSGGKKVALVGIENTAVVDSGDALLVCNMNCTESVKEIVKRYQERGDDIAKYHLTVNRPWGSYTVLESHDFFKIKRVSVKPGNVLSLQMHYHRSEHWVVVSGSAEVTVDSDVRTLVRGQSTYVPAGVRHRLANRGKIPLEVIEVQIGEYLGEDDIERFDDIYGRV from the coding sequence ATGAAGGCAGTTATTCTTGCGGGCGGCACCGGGACCAGGCTATGGCCCCTGTCGCGTGAATATTACCCAAAACAGTTTTTGAACATTGACGGAAATTCCCTTTTTCAGGGGACCTTTTTGAGGGCACTTAAGTTATGCAGACCCGAGGATATCATTGTCGTGACAGGAGAAATATATCAGTTCCTTGTAAAAAGCCAGATAGAAGACCTCGGCTACAGCATACCTGAAGGTCATATTTTAAAGGAGCCGTGCGGTAAAAATACGCTTCCTGCAATATTTTGGGGCGTCAAAACCGTCCGCGATGAATCGGGAGATGATGACATTATAGTTTTCCCGAGCGATCACCTTCTTTCGGACGAATCGATAGAAATTTTCAAAAAGGCGGAAAATCTTGCGAAGGACTATATTGTGGTCTTCGGTGTGAAGCCCGACGGCCCCAATACCGGTTACGGCTACATAAAACCGGGTCAGACTCTTAAAGACGGCTTCAAGGTTTCCGAGTTTAAGGAAAAGCCGGACCTTTCACTTGCTGAAAACTACGTGAAGTCCGGTTATCTCTGGAACAGCGGGATATTCCTTTTTTCATCGAAGGTTTTTCTTGACGAAGCCAAAAAATACCAGCCGGAAATGACAGATATATTCTCCGGAGAAGATATAGATTACCCTTCGCTTGATTCTGTGTCCATCGATTACGGTCTTCTGGAAAAATCGGGAAGAGTCGCAGTAGTTCCGCTCGACTGCTTCTGGAGTGATCTTGGAAGCTTCAAATCATTTTACCTGGCAAAAAAGCCTGATGAAAACGGCAACGTGGGTTCAGGTGAATTTCTTGATTCGAAAGGCAATTATGTCTCTTCAGGCGGAAAAAAGGTGGCACTTGTAGGAATTGAGAATACGGCGGTTGTGGACTCCGGGGACGCACTTTTAGTCTGCAATATGAACTGCACGGAGTCGGTAAAGGAAATTGTAAAGAGGTACCAGGAAAGAGGTGACGATATCGCGAAATATCACCTTACCGTAAACCGCCCGTGGGGGTCGTATACGGTTCTTGAGTCCCATGACTTTTTCAAGATAAAAAGGGTCTCTGTAAAACCCGGGAATGTCCTTTCGCTTCAGATGCATTATCACAGGAGTGAACACTGGGTTGTTGTAAGCGGAAGTGCGGAGGTTACTGTGGATTCGGATGTCAGGACGCTTGTCAGGGGACAGAGCACTTATGTCCCGGCAGGTGTCAGGCACAGGCTTGCTAACCGCGGAAAAATCCCTCTTGAGGTAATTGAGGTTCAGATAGGAGAGTATCTCGGGGAAGATGACATAGAAAGATTCGATGATATCTACGGGAGAGTTTAA
- a CDS encoding phosphate-starvation-inducible PsiE family protein has protein sequence MLDEKVLKGITDIETIVYMVLMILLIIVIVFSLFELVTIILSNLLYDGTPYLLETYGILQFFDFFLLILIGLELMDTIKSFLETKKIEVGIVLILAIIAISRKVIVIDPNTTSDFELIGIGALVIALTAGYYFVKKADEIKTSN, from the coding sequence ATGTTAGATGAAAAGGTTCTCAAAGGCATAACAGACATCGAAACGATAGTCTACATGGTTCTTATGATACTACTTATCATAGTAATAGTCTTTTCCTTATTTGAACTTGTTACAATTATACTGTCCAACCTTCTCTATGACGGCACTCCGTACCTGCTTGAAACATACGGAATTTTACAGTTCTTTGATTTTTTCCTGCTGATATTAATCGGCCTTGAACTGATGGACACCATAAAGTCGTTCCTTGAGACAAAAAAGATAGAGGTCGGAATTGTTTTGATCCTTGCAATAATTGCAATATCAAGAAAGGTCATCGTTATCGACCCGAACACTACATCCGATTTTGAGCTTATAGGAATCGGTGCCTTAGTAATAGCTCTTACCGCAGGATATTATTTCGTCAAAAAAGCGGATGAAATCAAGACCAGCAATTAA